A window from Pelagicoccus sp. SDUM812003 encodes these proteins:
- a CDS encoding DUF4105 domain-containing protein has translation MTSSHSRLSNTGRFAAWIGLLLFLLVSLILIGQFIGLASSLCASLAVISWGVLIWICSLRFAGLIVALTAFIATIGYIAQRPSNDRDWKPEIARLPRFEIADKTLSLTNLRDFRWRSVNEYEERWVDTNYQLDELRTLDVFVVPFGPADLMAHVMLSFGFADGRRLALSVETRLEKDEHYSLIGGAARQLELIYLFGAEADLLGLRIFHRGNRVYRFPLKTTPDFARDLLLDLCASANQLHERPQFYATLRHNCTTTLLRHVDRIHPDPIGFRKEILFPAHLGELLHRLDYLDTDLDWPAAQEAFRIDERVRHSGDLTNLSDTL, from the coding sequence ATGACCTCTAGTCACTCCCGGTTAAGCAATACCGGCAGATTCGCCGCATGGATCGGCTTGCTTCTCTTCCTGCTCGTCAGCCTGATACTGATCGGCCAGTTCATCGGACTCGCCAGCAGCCTTTGCGCTTCGTTGGCAGTCATCAGTTGGGGCGTCCTTATCTGGATCTGCTCGCTGCGATTCGCCGGGCTGATCGTCGCTCTCACCGCTTTCATCGCTACGATCGGATACATCGCCCAGAGGCCATCCAACGATCGCGACTGGAAACCGGAGATCGCTCGCCTGCCGCGTTTCGAGATCGCCGACAAAACGCTATCACTCACTAACCTTCGAGACTTTCGATGGCGTTCAGTCAACGAATACGAAGAGCGCTGGGTGGATACGAACTACCAACTGGACGAGCTAAGGACTCTCGACGTTTTCGTGGTTCCGTTCGGACCCGCCGATCTCATGGCTCATGTGATGCTCAGCTTCGGTTTCGCAGACGGAAGGCGACTCGCCCTCTCAGTGGAAACGCGCCTCGAAAAGGACGAACACTATAGCCTGATCGGAGGAGCAGCTCGACAGCTCGAGCTGATCTACCTCTTCGGCGCTGAAGCGGACCTGCTGGGGCTTCGCATCTTCCATCGTGGAAACCGGGTCTACCGTTTCCCTTTGAAAACAACGCCGGATTTCGCCCGAGACCTGCTGCTCGATCTTTGCGCATCCGCCAATCAACTACACGAGCGCCCTCAATTCTACGCCACCCTGCGACACAACTGCACCACAACCCTTCTTCGCCACGTGGATCGCATCCATCCTGATCCCATTGGCTTTAGAAAAGAAATCCTTTTCCCCGCACACCTCGGAGAGCTCCTCCACCGTCTCGACTATCTGGATACCGATCTCGATTGGCCCGCCGCCCAAGAAGCCTTTCGCATCGACGAACGCGTCCGCCATAGCGGGGATCTCACAAACCTGTCCGATACCCTGTAA
- a CDS encoding S8 family serine peptidase translates to MTTPKLIAGHVRMNPIRASVLLLAAFIATVCFFVSTSEDEPEQPTSTRQLSDNQPVASSSSPNAGLVSTSSVAPAATDSGIGNLLRAVPELSRHILSRVGNVELAATGESGRALLFKPHASPGNQIVRVELPEKRDSARSPIHLMAANRIVVHPAPNTSESEGLALARKLNGQVVGRDKLTDAFLIEFPGYEDLSTLPRLVSSLPSEESWIAFAEPDFLYRMARVPNDPDYSRQKAMDSQSTAPGNIHSAINASAGWDTRTSAASQIVAVIDTGIQLANPDLKNNLWSNRLEKVDGIDNDGNGYIDDIHGINLIDKNQLPDDTDGHGTAVAGLIGASGNNRYAIAGVAWQVQLMPIRIFGEDGFAASSDAATAILYAVNHGAKIINASWGGESDSLLLKRAIERANDAGALFVASAGNESQDIEYAPTYPASYQIPNILTVAATTLYGNLASFSNSNESLVHIAAPGENLISLSIKPGQTTALFSGTSFSAPLVSGIAALAREQFGPESPEALKRRILVSARVYEERVIPQTLSRGHADLDRVLREIKSSPKNDDRENAIELTPLNDRHSGNTSLAGTQKNEPLPDSSSAWGTVWYSAKPDTDSPFRIRVSDQGPDTVISFFAGDELTPIEATVLEDSDYMARFELSAESEETIYIQIAAKRLIWFQIALETIPQNDNFAQSIPISLEPFAVSANSLYATSENDEPSYNGEGSVWWTYLAQEDGQLQLSTAGSDFDSLLHVYTGQALSSLRTIAFNDDVDLSATHSELVIDVQKGGSYHIRVSGKGSHPHHAKLSGRLLRKPLFVELPSDTTLPIGAQASFRGRALGPRPITYQWYFKGTPIPGADSPLLIIEAIDESDVGEYTLVATSPAGKTSSPPARLALLGQAPEFALQPRSGDFPQSSDITLAAFLKNPSGASYQWYKDDAPITGANANSFLIENAEASDSATYHLVATNPNGSIQSASAIITVGDEQDFLWRPIFDDDSVRDIVGIVQIHGQATWFAAAYDRLWQSTDGFSWEEANIQIDGQPTGPGEFASVRKVMYGNGKYIVAFDSVWAVGASLEKLVMVKSPDTRNRVRAYNGAFLNGYFYAWQNQSQQLSRSLDGVIWENLPARIFRPKDIIANPAQSAFGVIQSDAFHFSTDMENWAEYALPYVTAWNTPLLHDGTRFVVALGGGRIYSTPNGKSWTQHTPLPEGEGSIMSSAYSKGKYIMLRSDGLFVSSDLQTWDFTPFEAYNIETLYAQDGILIGDGISINPARLLNSTQTDFAPPIILPQRMSPYYRLSPGTRLTLSVEVQRTIAPIDRVEFLHNGQPFATLTQSPYATTWRAEKKGTQSIEAVVYDSEGRASRTASTITVIAPQTALDPSQGVPSGAYELVEAFGSMFASGGEPFLYRLNNDNSWIPHKSFSESAIRKVFAFHDSLYVFAGPHLYRTTDGDNWELTLSHIEDSEIHLTNTWLIVSRRDDSLEAWFTSDGESWIRSQTENHFIYGALNDTLVCKVNLSNKIGLLAPGQKLRLANLPPNANVQDTCTDGLWFYIGYNSRNEDYQYQISRTRDFNTWESIASIDGNYLDYANNLFTLAGGKLSSDLQNWIELGFSFSDALKTEDAYLLAVNGDILRSVNGVQWDTVLEGHVDRLMETSHGFFAWTNDYSQSGQGIYHSLDGIQWATLQETPVVAWEPYTDIAFGNDRYVAAGEKQAISFDGRAWTPLDKSIGLGESVAFGNDRFLASTKGQTHLSVASSEDGRSWTIHKVNETENSRPILTYLEKANAFFLYDDQAKTLLKSKTGQSWSTVTNRPIYNAYLIDNYIAIHYEDDFSTQFTIDGTTWRKTDRIAQSFAHGYYYSQNYVSANGANWELIESFQLHSDSGPKIPLRDGSLLIKSASEIDGLNLLYKTRNGKFEKWVLADINDYGFGHFYLNGINFLLGNEIRQITTDDLFLKQIKLSSPAIEAKVGDTLPLRLEIENQGLVDIDLDGMLLESRLIQTENGFQSEGFTLASEPLPQTALPVGETKFLDLEIEIPPGVHPGAYHLSALLNPQQTIPEYSIDNNYARDDDSLITLPQGSLSITVIGNGDVAITPDRNQYAIGDTIILTALPHPKHRLKSATGPTIERQNLYAATIEAQTSVTFEFEEALYTISITGSPHGTIEVDPLKETYLEGEYVTVKATPHPNHTFIRWRTGLDSPEQEQTFAIRSNIELSALFGQSYAQWTQTSFTEEQRADESTIATSADPDHDNINNLWEYLTGQDPNSTSLIKPIEWSLSEETLTINFRYSILASDYTVQLQTTEDGKAWIKPTGAIIFSDLSATEVVGQLSIPISEHDHLLVRLAATPEELNEP, encoded by the coding sequence ATGACCACGCCCAAGCTGATTGCAGGGCACGTCCGTATGAACCCCATTCGCGCTTCCGTCCTCCTCCTTGCCGCTTTCATCGCCACTGTTTGTTTCTTCGTATCAACAAGCGAAGACGAACCAGAGCAGCCTACCTCAACCAGGCAGCTGTCGGACAATCAACCGGTCGCGTCTTCCAGTTCCCCAAATGCTGGTCTGGTTTCGACCTCTTCCGTAGCGCCCGCAGCAACAGACTCGGGCATCGGAAACCTCCTTCGCGCCGTTCCCGAACTCTCCAGACACATTCTCAGCCGAGTGGGGAACGTCGAACTCGCAGCCACCGGCGAGTCAGGCAGAGCGCTCCTCTTCAAACCGCACGCCTCCCCGGGCAACCAAATCGTCAGAGTTGAGCTTCCAGAAAAACGCGATTCCGCGCGCTCGCCCATCCACCTCATGGCGGCGAACCGAATCGTCGTTCACCCTGCCCCCAACACCTCCGAAAGCGAGGGACTTGCTCTCGCCCGCAAGCTCAATGGTCAAGTGGTTGGGCGCGATAAGCTAACTGATGCCTTCCTCATCGAATTTCCCGGATACGAGGATCTCTCCACACTCCCTCGTCTCGTATCCAGCCTCCCGTCGGAGGAATCTTGGATCGCTTTCGCCGAACCCGATTTCCTCTACCGAATGGCCAGGGTTCCCAACGATCCAGATTACTCCAGACAAAAGGCCATGGACAGCCAATCCACCGCGCCGGGAAACATCCACTCTGCCATCAACGCCAGCGCCGGCTGGGATACGCGCACCTCCGCCGCTTCCCAAATCGTCGCTGTCATTGATACAGGAATACAGCTAGCCAACCCAGACCTCAAGAACAACCTTTGGAGCAACCGACTTGAAAAGGTAGACGGAATCGACAACGACGGAAACGGCTACATCGACGACATTCACGGCATCAATCTGATCGATAAGAACCAGCTCCCCGACGACACCGACGGACACGGCACCGCCGTCGCAGGCCTCATCGGCGCCAGCGGCAACAACCGCTACGCCATCGCCGGTGTCGCTTGGCAAGTCCAGCTCATGCCCATTCGCATCTTCGGAGAGGATGGCTTCGCAGCTTCTTCCGATGCAGCGACGGCTATCCTCTACGCCGTCAACCACGGAGCCAAAATCATAAACGCAAGTTGGGGAGGCGAAAGCGATAGCCTGCTCCTCAAACGCGCCATCGAGCGCGCCAACGATGCCGGCGCTCTCTTTGTCGCCTCAGCCGGAAACGAGTCGCAGGATATCGAATACGCTCCCACCTACCCAGCCAGCTACCAAATTCCCAACATCCTCACCGTCGCCGCCACAACGCTCTACGGGAACCTTGCCAGCTTCTCAAACAGCAACGAAAGCCTCGTGCACATCGCCGCCCCGGGCGAGAATCTCATTTCCCTCTCCATCAAACCCGGCCAAACCACAGCGCTGTTCTCCGGCACCTCCTTCTCCGCTCCACTCGTCAGCGGCATCGCAGCACTCGCTCGAGAACAATTCGGGCCGGAATCTCCCGAAGCCCTCAAACGGCGCATCCTCGTGTCCGCACGCGTTTACGAGGAACGAGTCATCCCCCAAACCCTCAGTCGCGGACATGCCGACCTCGACCGCGTCCTACGCGAAATCAAGTCGTCTCCAAAAAACGACGACAGAGAAAACGCCATCGAGCTCACCCCTCTAAACGATCGCCACTCCGGCAACACCTCCCTCGCGGGCACACAGAAGAACGAACCCCTCCCCGACAGCTCCAGCGCCTGGGGCACCGTTTGGTACTCCGCAAAACCTGACACAGATTCGCCATTTCGGATCAGGGTCTCCGACCAAGGTCCAGACACCGTGATCAGCTTCTTCGCCGGCGATGAATTGACTCCCATCGAAGCAACGGTCCTCGAAGACTCCGACTACATGGCTCGATTCGAGCTATCCGCCGAAAGCGAGGAGACGATCTACATCCAAATCGCTGCCAAACGACTCATCTGGTTTCAGATCGCCCTCGAAACGATTCCCCAAAACGACAACTTCGCCCAATCCATCCCCATCTCCCTAGAGCCTTTTGCTGTTTCCGCCAACAGCCTCTACGCGACAAGCGAAAACGACGAACCTAGCTACAACGGCGAAGGCTCCGTCTGGTGGACCTATCTCGCCCAAGAAGACGGTCAACTCCAGCTCTCCACAGCAGGGAGCGACTTCGATTCCCTTCTCCACGTTTACACTGGCCAGGCTCTCTCATCCCTACGGACCATCGCCTTCAACGACGACGTCGACCTTTCCGCCACTCACAGCGAACTCGTCATCGATGTGCAAAAAGGCGGTAGCTACCACATCCGCGTCTCCGGGAAAGGCTCTCATCCTCACCACGCGAAACTGAGCGGTCGACTCCTTCGCAAACCGCTATTCGTCGAACTCCCCAGCGACACCACCCTCCCCATCGGCGCCCAAGCCTCCTTCCGAGGCCGCGCTCTAGGGCCGCGCCCCATCACCTATCAATGGTACTTCAAAGGTACGCCCATTCCCGGAGCCGACTCGCCGCTTCTCATCATCGAAGCCATCGACGAGTCCGACGTCGGCGAATACACCTTGGTGGCCACTTCACCCGCGGGAAAGACCTCTAGTCCGCCCGCAAGACTTGCCCTCCTTGGCCAGGCGCCCGAATTCGCCCTCCAGCCTCGCTCGGGCGACTTTCCACAATCGAGCGACATCACGCTCGCCGCCTTTCTCAAGAATCCCTCCGGAGCCTCCTACCAATGGTATAAAGACGACGCCCCGATAACAGGAGCCAATGCCAACTCCTTCCTCATCGAAAACGCCGAGGCATCCGACTCCGCTACCTACCACCTCGTCGCGACCAATCCCAACGGCAGCATTCAAAGCGCATCCGCCATCATCACCGTCGGCGACGAGCAAGATTTCCTCTGGCGCCCCATCTTCGACGACGACTCTGTGCGAGACATAGTCGGCATCGTCCAGATCCACGGACAAGCCACCTGGTTCGCAGCCGCCTACGATCGACTTTGGCAATCCACTGACGGTTTCAGCTGGGAAGAAGCAAACATCCAGATCGATGGCCAACCTACCGGACCGGGCGAGTTCGCCAGCGTTCGGAAAGTGATGTATGGAAATGGGAAATACATCGTCGCTTTCGACTCCGTGTGGGCCGTCGGCGCTTCACTTGAAAAGCTCGTCATGGTCAAAAGCCCTGATACCAGAAACCGAGTTCGTGCCTACAACGGCGCCTTCCTCAACGGCTACTTCTACGCCTGGCAAAATCAGTCCCAACAACTCTCCCGTTCACTTGACGGCGTCATCTGGGAGAACCTCCCTGCCCGCATCTTCCGCCCTAAAGACATCATCGCCAACCCCGCCCAAAGCGCATTCGGCGTCATCCAATCCGATGCCTTCCACTTTTCCACCGACATGGAAAACTGGGCCGAATACGCCCTCCCCTACGTTACCGCATGGAACACGCCGCTCTTGCACGACGGGACGCGCTTCGTCGTCGCCCTCGGTGGCGGAAGGATCTATTCCACACCAAACGGCAAGAGCTGGACCCAACACACACCGCTTCCCGAAGGCGAAGGCTCTATCATGTCCAGCGCGTATTCTAAGGGCAAATACATCATGCTCAGAAGCGACGGGCTTTTCGTTTCCTCCGATTTGCAGACGTGGGACTTCACCCCCTTCGAAGCCTATAACATCGAAACCCTATACGCCCAAGACGGCATCCTGATCGGCGACGGCATTTCTATCAATCCCGCCCGCCTGCTCAATTCCACCCAAACCGACTTCGCCCCGCCCATCATCCTCCCCCAAAGGATGAGTCCATACTATCGGCTTTCTCCAGGCACCCGACTCACCCTCTCCGTGGAGGTTCAGCGAACGATCGCACCCATCGACCGTGTGGAGTTCCTCCACAATGGACAGCCCTTCGCTACTCTAACCCAATCGCCCTACGCCACAACCTGGCGCGCGGAGAAAAAAGGGACTCAGAGCATCGAAGCCGTCGTTTACGATTCCGAGGGGCGAGCATCCCGCACCGCTTCCACCATCACTGTCATCGCCCCTCAGACCGCTCTCGACCCCAGCCAGGGCGTGCCTAGCGGGGCCTACGAACTCGTCGAAGCCTTCGGCTCCATGTTCGCATCCGGTGGCGAACCTTTTCTGTATCGACTAAACAACGACAACTCCTGGATCCCGCACAAGTCGTTCTCCGAGTCCGCCATCAGAAAAGTCTTCGCCTTCCACGACAGTCTCTATGTCTTCGCCGGTCCCCACCTCTATCGTACCACTGACGGCGACAATTGGGAACTTACGCTCAGCCATATCGAAGACTCGGAGATTCACCTCACCAACACTTGGCTGATCGTCTCCCGTCGTGACGACTCGTTGGAGGCTTGGTTCACCAGCGACGGCGAATCCTGGATACGCTCCCAGACAGAAAACCACTTCATCTACGGGGCTCTCAACGACACCCTCGTGTGCAAAGTAAATCTCTCGAACAAAATTGGACTCCTAGCTCCTGGACAGAAACTCCGCCTTGCGAATCTGCCTCCCAACGCGAACGTGCAAGACACCTGCACCGATGGCCTGTGGTTCTATATTGGCTACAACTCACGCAACGAGGACTATCAATACCAAATATCTCGTACCCGTGATTTCAATACATGGGAGAGCATAGCATCTATAGACGGCAACTACCTAGACTATGCCAACAACCTATTTACCCTCGCGGGGGGCAAGCTTTCCAGCGACCTGCAAAATTGGATAGAACTCGGCTTCAGCTTCAGCGATGCTCTTAAGACCGAAGACGCCTATCTCCTGGCCGTCAACGGCGATATCCTCAGATCCGTAAATGGGGTCCAATGGGATACCGTCCTCGAAGGACATGTCGACCGGCTAATGGAAACCAGCCATGGTTTCTTCGCCTGGACAAACGACTATTCCCAATCCGGCCAGGGCATCTACCATTCGCTCGATGGCATCCAGTGGGCCACCCTTCAGGAAACACCGGTAGTCGCCTGGGAACCCTACACCGACATCGCCTTCGGAAACGATCGCTACGTCGCCGCCGGTGAAAAACAGGCCATTTCGTTCGACGGACGCGCCTGGACGCCACTCGACAAATCAATCGGACTCGGCGAATCCGTCGCATTCGGAAACGACCGCTTCCTCGCCTCGACCAAAGGACAAACGCACCTCAGCGTTGCATCTAGCGAAGACGGCAGAAGCTGGACCATCCACAAAGTAAACGAAACGGAAAACTCCCGTCCCATTCTTACCTATCTCGAAAAAGCGAACGCTTTCTTCCTCTACGACGATCAAGCAAAGACGCTTCTCAAATCCAAAACCGGCCAAAGCTGGTCCACCGTCACCAACCGACCTATCTACAACGCGTATCTGATAGACAACTACATCGCGATCCACTACGAAGACGATTTCTCCACCCAATTTACTATCGATGGAACGACGTGGAGAAAGACAGATCGCATCGCCCAATCATTCGCCCACGGTTATTACTATAGTCAAAACTACGTTTCTGCCAATGGCGCCAACTGGGAGCTAATAGAGTCGTTCCAGCTCCACAGCGACTCCGGACCTAAGATCCCTCTTCGCGATGGCTCGCTTCTTATCAAGTCAGCCTCCGAGATCGACGGCCTCAACCTTTTATATAAAACACGAAACGGAAAATTCGAGAAATGGGTCCTTGCGGATATCAACGACTACGGATTCGGCCACTTCTACCTCAACGGCATCAACTTCCTTCTCGGAAACGAAATCCGGCAAATCACCACCGACGACCTGTTCCTGAAACAGATCAAATTGTCCTCCCCAGCGATCGAGGCCAAGGTCGGCGATACTCTGCCGCTTCGCTTGGAAATTGAAAACCAAGGGCTTGTCGACATCGATCTCGATGGCATGCTTCTCGAGTCCCGCCTCATCCAAACGGAAAACGGATTCCAGTCCGAAGGGTTCACTCTCGCCAGCGAACCTCTCCCTCAAACAGCCCTTCCGGTCGGAGAGACCAAATTCCTCGACCTAGAGATCGAAATCCCTCCCGGCGTTCACCCAGGCGCCTACCACCTCTCCGCCCTCCTCAACCCGCAGCAAACCATCCCAGAATACTCGATCGACAACAACTACGCCCGCGACGACGACTCTCTCATCACCCTCCCGCAAGGCTCCCTCTCCATCACCGTTATCGGAAACGGTGACGTCGCCATCACTCCCGATCGAAATCAATACGCCATCGGTGACACCATCATCCTCACCGCCCTTCCTCACCCCAAACATCGACTCAAGTCGGCCACCGGGCCGACCATCGAAAGGCAAAACCTCTACGCCGCCACCATCGAAGCCCAAACATCCGTCACCTTCGAATTCGAAGAGGCACTCTACACCATTTCGATCACTGGCAGCCCTCACGGAACCATCGAAGTCGATCCCCTAAAAGAAACGTATCTGGAAGGCGAATACGTAACGGTCAAAGCGACTCCGCACCCCAATCATACCTTCATCCGCTGGCGAACCGGGCTCGATTCCCCCGAGCAAGAGCAGACTTTCGCCATCCGTAGCAACATCGAGCTATCCGCCCTCTTCGGACAAAGCTACGCCCAGTGGACTCAAACCTCTTTCACCGAGGAACAACGAGCTGACGAATCCACTATCGCCACCTCCGCCGACCCAGACCACGACAACATAAACAACCTCTGGGAATACCTCACAGGCCAAGACCCAAACTCAACATCGCTAATAAAACCGATCGAGTGGAGCCTGTCGGAGGAAACGCTCACCATCAACTTCCGCTACAGCATCTTGGCCTCGGACTATACGGTTCAACTCCAAACAACAGAAGACGGGAAAGCGTGGATAAAACCCACCGGAGCCATCATCTTTTCCGACCTATCCGCGACGGAAGTTGTCGGCCAGCTATCCATCCCAATATCCGAACACGATCACCTACTGGTCAGGCTCGCCGCAACGCCAGAAGAGTTGAATGAACCGTGA